A genomic window from Nosocomiicoccus massiliensis includes:
- the queC gene encoding 7-cyano-7-deazaguanine synthase QueC, with the protein MSKALIVFSGGQDSTTCLAYALKHYDEVETITFHYNQRHAEEVEIAQKIAKDFNVKNTCIDVSLINDLTENALTRDIDIKSDGDVPNTFVPGRNILFFNIASIAAYQIGADTIVTGVSETDFSGYPDCRSDFVTALEHAIHLGLDRHIKIDTPLMDKDKSEVWEMADELGVFDYVKNETLTCYNGIKGSGCGECPACILRNEGLEEYEKRKFN; encoded by the coding sequence ATGTCTAAAGCATTAATTGTATTTAGTGGTGGTCAAGACAGTACGACATGTTTAGCATACGCATTAAAACATTACGATGAAGTAGAAACAATCACGTTTCACTATAATCAAAGACACGCTGAAGAAGTTGAAATCGCTCAAAAAATCGCAAAAGATTTTAACGTAAAAAACACTTGTATCGATGTATCGTTAATTAACGATTTAACAGAAAATGCGTTAACGAGAGATATCGACATAAAATCAGATGGTGACGTGCCGAATACATTTGTCCCTGGTCGAAACATATTATTTTTTAATATCGCGAGTATCGCGGCGTATCAAATCGGTGCTGATACGATTGTAACAGGTGTCAGTGAAACTGATTTTAGTGGTTATCCGGATTGTAGAAGTGACTTTGTTACAGCGTTAGAGCATGCGATACATCTAGGACTCGATCGTCATATTAAAATTGACACACCACTTATGGATAAGGATAAAAGTGAAGTGTGGGAAATGGCAGATGAACTCGGTGTATTTGATTATGTTAAAAATGAAACGCTCACGTGTTATAACGGTATAAAAGGATCAGGGTGTGGAGAGTGCCCGGCTTGTATTCTTAGAAATGAAGGATTAGAAGAGTACGAGAAAAGGAAGTTCAATTAA
- the icd gene encoding NADP-dependent isocitrate dehydrogenase, with translation MAEKITLKDGVLNVPNTPIIPFIEGDGIGKDIWPAAKKVIDSAVEKAYNGEKKIEWLEVYAGQKAFDKTGEWLPQDTLDKISEYLIAIKGPLTTPIGGGIRSLNVALRQQLDLYVCLRPVRHYSGVPSPVKNPEDVDMAIFRENTEDIYAGIEFESGSDDAKKLINFLQDEMNVTNIRFPKTSGIGVKPVSKEGSERLIRAAIEYALEHNKPTVTLVHKGNIMKFTEGGFKKWGYELAEREYGDKVFTWDEYDRIVEKEGKEAANKAQDEAVKAGKVIIQDSIADIFLQQILLNPLDHSVVATMNLNGDYISDALAAQVGGVGIAPGANINYDTGHAIFEATHGTAPKYAGLDVVNPSSVILSAVLMLEHLGWKEAAELINKSMETTIANKTVTYDFARLMDNATEVKTSEFGDLLVENM, from the coding sequence ATGGCAGAGAAAATTACTTTAAAAGACGGCGTTTTAAACGTACCAAACACACCAATTATTCCTTTTATTGAAGGAGACGGAATCGGTAAAGATATTTGGCCAGCAGCTAAAAAAGTAATCGATAGCGCTGTTGAAAAAGCGTACAACGGTGAAAAGAAAATTGAATGGTTAGAAGTTTACGCAGGACAAAAAGCATTCGATAAAACTGGCGAGTGGTTACCACAAGATACACTCGACAAAATTAGTGAGTACTTAATCGCAATTAAAGGACCACTTACTACACCAATCGGTGGAGGTATCCGTTCATTAAACGTTGCGTTAAGACAACAACTTGATCTCTACGTATGCTTACGTCCAGTAAGACATTACAGCGGTGTACCATCACCAGTTAAAAATCCTGAAGACGTCGATATGGCGATTTTCCGTGAAAACACTGAAGACATATACGCAGGTATCGAGTTTGAATCAGGTAGCGATGATGCTAAAAAGCTGATCAACTTCTTACAAGATGAAATGAATGTGACTAACATTCGTTTCCCAAAAACATCTGGAATTGGTGTTAAACCAGTATCTAAAGAAGGTTCTGAACGCTTAATTAGAGCCGCAATTGAATATGCACTAGAGCATAATAAACCGACTGTTACACTCGTTCATAAAGGTAACATCATGAAATTCACTGAAGGTGGATTTAAAAAATGGGGTTACGAGTTAGCTGAAAGAGAATATGGTGACAAAGTATTCACATGGGATGAATACGATAGAATCGTTGAAAAAGAAGGTAAAGAAGCTGCAAACAAAGCACAAGATGAAGCGGTTAAAGCAGGTAAGGTCATTATCCAGGACTCAATCGCAGATATCTTCTTACAACAAATTCTATTAAATCCATTAGATCACTCAGTTGTTGCAACGATGAACTTAAACGGAGACTACATCTCTGACGCGCTTGCAGCACAAGTTGGTGGAGTAGGGATCGCACCAGGTGCGAACATTAACTACGACACAGGACATGCAATCTTTGAAGCGACTCATGGTACAGCACCTAAATATGCTGGTTTAGACGTTGTGAACCCGTCATCAGTAATTTTATCTGCAGTACTTATGTTAGAACACCTCGGTTGGAAAGAAGCAGCTGAGTTAATTAACAAATCTATGGAAACGACAATTGCTAACAAAACAGTCACATACGACTTCGCGAGACTAATGGACAATGCAACAGAAGTGAAAACTTCTGAGTTCGGTGACTTATTAGTAGAAAACATGTAA
- the citZ gene encoding citrate synthase: MPEMKAGLEGVVIGESRISSIIGTQLTYAGYEIDDLAENASFEEVVYLLWNDRLPNEEELKQFEADLFKYMSLAHEDEEVFKIFAKTGNQPMAALRTSISYLGMLDDEADILTEEANMNKSIRIQGAIPAIVANFDRFRKGLDVVKPKEEYGFAKNFLYMLYGEEPTDVQVEAMEKALILHADHEINASTFTARVCVATLSDLYSGTVAAIGALKGPLHGGANEQVMNMLTEIGSLDKVDEYIHKKLENKEKVMGIGHRVYKEGDPRAKYLKEMSRKLTEETGEPELYEMSTRIAEIVEEEKGLLPNVDFFSASVYHSMGISHDLFTPIFAVSRTSGWLAHMLEQYANNRLIRPRAEYTGYTSRKYEPIESR; encoded by the coding sequence ATGCCTGAAATGAAAGCTGGTTTAGAAGGTGTAGTAATTGGAGAGTCAAGAATTAGTTCAATTATCGGAACTCAGCTAACGTATGCTGGTTATGAAATTGATGACTTAGCCGAAAATGCATCGTTTGAAGAAGTCGTTTATTTACTATGGAACGACCGCTTACCAAACGAAGAAGAGTTAAAACAATTTGAAGCGGACTTATTTAAATATATGTCACTCGCTCATGAAGACGAAGAAGTGTTTAAAATTTTCGCTAAAACAGGTAATCAGCCGATGGCTGCATTAAGAACGTCAATCTCATATCTAGGTATGCTTGATGATGAAGCGGATATTTTAACTGAAGAAGCAAACATGAATAAATCAATCCGTATTCAAGGTGCGATTCCTGCGATTGTTGCTAACTTTGACCGCTTTAGAAAAGGTTTAGATGTTGTTAAACCTAAAGAAGAATACGGCTTTGCTAAAAACTTCTTATATATGTTATACGGTGAGGAACCGACAGATGTACAAGTCGAAGCGATGGAAAAGGCACTTATTTTACATGCTGATCACGAAATTAACGCATCGACATTTACTGCTCGCGTATGTGTTGCGACGTTATCTGACTTATATTCAGGAACAGTTGCTGCGATTGGAGCATTAAAAGGACCACTTCACGGCGGAGCAAACGAACAAGTGATGAACATGTTAACTGAAATCGGTAGTTTAGATAAAGTTGACGAATACATCCATAAAAAACTTGAAAACAAAGAAAAAGTTATGGGTATCGGTCATCGCGTGTATAAAGAAGGAGATCCGCGTGCGAAGTACTTAAAAGAAATGTCTCGTAAGTTAACTGAAGAGACAGGTGAGCCTGAATTATACGAAATGTCTACACGCATTGCTGAAATTGTAGAAGAAGAAAAAGGGTTATTACCAAACGTCGATTTCTTTAGTGCATCAGTGTATCACTCAATGGGTATTTCACATGATTTATTTACTCCAATATTCGCTGTCAGCCGTACGTCAGGTTGGCTTGCACATATGTTAGAACAATATGCAAATAACCGACTCATTCGTCCACGCGCAGAGTACACTGGATATACGAGTAGAAAATACGAACCAATTGAAAGTAGATAA
- the pyk gene encoding pyruvate kinase has translation MRRTKIICTIGPASESEETLEKLMRAGMNIARLNFSHGDHEEHLNRIKRIRKVSKKLEKHIGILLDTKGPEIRTHNMKDDVVHLVKNQKLAVHMNEVLGDSEKISISYNGLIHDVKVGDEILIDDGIITLKIDALDYDNEVIHTTVLNEGEVKNKKGVNVPQVKVNLPSMTEKDESDILFGIENEVDFIAPSFIRKKDDVLKIRELLEGNNGSYIKIIPKIENQEGIDNIDDILLVSDGLMVARGDLGVEIPTEAVPLAQKELIKKCNFAGKPVITATQMLDSMQHNPRCTRAEASDVANAIYDGSDAVMLSGETAAGEYPVEAVTTMANIAKSSEAAQDYKKLLSDRTKVQDTTVTTAIGVSAAHTALNLNCRAIVAATESGHTAKMISKYRPQCDIIAVTPYDHVARQLGLVWGVQPIVSKKLSNTDEVLNGSVQSVVEKGYANEGDLIIITAGVPTGQAGTTNLMKLHVVGDTLITAQGIGKLTGYGEVVMAKSYDELAKIDTTGKIVLLEKVDGIMTPHLVKAAGLITVEGGLTSPGAIVGLNLELPTIVGATDAFDILKPGMKVTVDSEQHVVYSGHADVL, from the coding sequence ATGCGTAGAACTAAAATAATTTGTACGATTGGGCCAGCATCAGAAAGTGAAGAAACATTAGAAAAATTAATGCGCGCTGGTATGAACATCGCGAGACTGAACTTTTCACACGGAGACCATGAAGAGCATTTAAATCGTATTAAGAGGATTCGAAAAGTTTCAAAAAAGCTTGAAAAACATATCGGTATTCTACTCGATACAAAAGGTCCTGAGATTAGAACGCACAATATGAAAGACGATGTTGTTCATCTTGTTAAAAATCAAAAGCTTGCCGTTCATATGAATGAAGTGCTTGGTGATTCTGAAAAAATATCGATTTCTTATAATGGTCTGATTCACGATGTAAAAGTAGGAGACGAGATTTTAATCGATGACGGAATTATTACGTTAAAAATCGATGCGCTTGATTATGATAACGAAGTTATTCATACAACAGTTCTAAATGAAGGTGAAGTAAAAAATAAAAAAGGTGTAAACGTTCCTCAAGTTAAAGTGAACTTACCGTCGATGACTGAAAAAGATGAAAGTGACATTTTATTTGGTATTGAAAACGAAGTAGATTTCATCGCACCGTCATTTATCCGTAAAAAAGATGACGTATTAAAAATTCGTGAACTACTCGAAGGTAATAACGGTAGCTACATTAAAATCATACCTAAAATTGAAAACCAAGAAGGTATTGATAATATCGATGATATATTACTCGTATCAGACGGTTTAATGGTTGCTCGTGGAGATCTAGGTGTTGAAATTCCGACAGAAGCTGTACCACTTGCTCAAAAAGAGCTTATTAAAAAATGTAACTTTGCAGGGAAACCAGTCATTACAGCAACACAAATGTTAGATTCAATGCAACATAATCCACGCTGTACACGTGCAGAAGCGAGTGACGTTGCGAACGCAATTTACGACGGAAGTGACGCAGTCATGTTATCAGGAGAAACAGCAGCTGGTGAATATCCAGTAGAAGCTGTAACAACGATGGCAAACATTGCGAAGTCAAGTGAAGCAGCACAAGACTATAAGAAGCTATTATCAGATCGTACGAAAGTCCAAGATACTACAGTTACGACAGCAATTGGAGTTTCCGCAGCACATACTGCGTTAAACTTAAACTGCCGTGCAATTGTTGCGGCAACTGAATCTGGACATACTGCAAAAATGATTTCTAAATATCGTCCACAGTGTGATATTATCGCAGTCACTCCGTATGACCACGTCGCTAGACAACTTGGACTCGTATGGGGTGTTCAACCGATTGTTTCAAAAAAGCTGAGTAATACAGATGAAGTATTAAACGGTTCAGTGCAATCTGTCGTTGAAAAAGGATACGCTAATGAAGGTGATTTAATTATTATCACAGCCGGTGTGCCGACTGGACAAGCTGGAACGACAAACTTAATGAAGTTACACGTCGTTGGAGATACGTTAATCACCGCTCAAGGAATAGGAAAATTAACAGGCTACGGTGAAGTAGTTATGGCGAAATCATATGATGAACTTGCTAAAATTGATACGACAGGAAAAATCGTTTTACTAGAAAAAGTTGATGGTATAATGACACCTCACTTAGTTAAAGCGGCAGGGTTAATTACTGTTGAAGGTGGTTTAACAAGTCCTGGAGCAATCGTCGGTTTAAATTTAGAGTTACCGACAATCGTTGGAGCAACAGATGCGTTTGATATATTAAAACCAGGCATGAAAGTTACTGTCGACAGTGAACAGCATGTCGTTTATAGTGGACATGCAGACGTACTGTAA
- the pfkA gene encoding 6-phosphofructokinase, with product MKRIAVLTSGGDAPGMNAAVRAVVRTSINRGLEVFGISHGFLGLLRGDIIRMELSDVGDIIQRGGTALYSARCNEFKDEEIQQIAVKILKEFEIEGLVVIGGDGTFRGAYALEKHGIKTISIPATIDNDIPFTESSIGFDSALNTVVEAVDRIRDTATSHERTFIIEVMGRDSGMLALYSGIASGAESVLIPEVPYNINDVATKIKRGIERGKTHSIIIVAEGVMSAEKCSKLLSEQLNIDSRISVLGHIQRGGRPSSKDRILASRFGYEAVNLLLEGQSGQMVYLTQNSIKHVDYDTVLNHEKKIDISLIDIINELSI from the coding sequence AACGCAGCAGTTCGAGCTGTCGTACGTACGAGTATTAATAGAGGTTTAGAAGTGTTTGGAATCTCCCACGGCTTTTTAGGTTTGCTCCGTGGAGACATTATACGCATGGAATTATCCGACGTCGGTGATATTATTCAGCGTGGTGGAACGGCATTATATTCTGCTCGCTGTAACGAATTTAAAGATGAAGAAATACAGCAAATTGCAGTTAAAATTTTAAAAGAATTTGAAATAGAAGGACTCGTTGTTATCGGAGGAGACGGGACGTTTAGAGGTGCGTATGCACTTGAAAAACACGGAATTAAAACAATATCGATTCCAGCAACAATTGATAACGACATTCCATTTACTGAAAGCTCCATTGGATTTGATTCAGCATTAAACACAGTCGTTGAAGCCGTCGATAGAATAAGAGATACAGCAACGAGCCACGAACGTACATTTATTATTGAAGTTATGGGTAGAGATAGTGGAATGCTCGCATTATATAGCGGCATCGCAAGTGGTGCAGAGTCGGTTTTAATACCAGAAGTACCATATAATATTAACGACGTTGCTACAAAAATTAAACGAGGGATTGAACGTGGGAAAACACATTCGATAATAATCGTTGCAGAAGGGGTTATGTCTGCAGAAAAATGTAGTAAACTATTAAGTGAACAATTAAATATAGATTCACGAATTAGTGTCCTTGGACACATTCAAAGAGGGGGACGACCGTCTTCAAAAGACCGTATACTTGCTTCTCGATTCGGATATGAAGCTGTCAATTTATTACTAGAAGGACAATCTGGACAAATGGTGTACTTAACACAGAATTCAATAAAACATGTCGATTACGACACGGTTTTAAATCATGAAAAGAAAATTGATATATCACTCATTGATATAATTAATGAGCTATCTATTTAG